TTTCAAGCTGACTTAACCAAGAGCGATGAATGCGAACGTTTAATCGACGCCTATACCTCTCACTTTGGCGGGTTGGACGTTCTCATTAACAACGCAGGTGGTCTTGGCGGTCGTAAGGGGCTAGAAAGCATCGACGACGCTCTGTTCGACCACGTAATGAACCTAAATGCGCGCAGCGCGCTTATGGTCACTAAATATGCCATCCCTCACCTACGCCAATCAGCAAAGGAATCTGGTCAAACTGCAAGTGTGATCAGTACTGGCTCAATCGCGGGTAGAGAAGGTGGCGGCATTGGCGCAGGTATGTACGCTGCATCAAAGGCTTGGTTGCACGATATTCACCGCAACTGGGTAAAAGAGTTCACTAAAGATGGCATCCGCTTCAACATCGTTTCTCCTGGTACCATTGATACCGCCTTCCACGATGATAAAAGCGACGACCTAAAAGGCAATATTGCTAACAGTATTCCAATGGGCCGCTTTGGCACTATTGAAGAAGTGGCACCAACATTTGCCTTTTTTGCCTCTCATGCCTGCTCTGGTTACATCACAGGTCAGATTCTTGATGTAAACGGCGGACAAATCGCGCCCTAATCAACCCAAGGTGTATACATGGCCACGTTCCATACAGTAGCAGATTCAAGTCGTCGGATTCATGTTCAGGTTGCTAAAGAGATCGCCATTAAGATCCTCACTGGTGAGCTGAAACCGGGTGAAAAACTCCCGAGCGAGTTAGAACTCTGCGAGAAGTTCGGCATCAGCCGTACAGCGCTTCGCGAGTCAACCAAGCTTTTGTCGGCAAAGGGACTTATTACATCAAAGCCTAAAGTTGGTACCAATGTAATGTCTCGTCAGCATTGGCACTTCTTGGACCCTCAGTTTTTAGACTGGGTAAAAGATACAGACAACGTTCAACGATTCTTAACCCAGTTCCTTGGTTTAAGAAAAGCGATCGAGCCAGAAGCGTGCTCACTAGCCGCAAGAAATGCTTCAATCGAACATCGTAAAGCACTGTCTGTATGTTTCCAGAACATGAAGCATGCGGCGTTTACTCACAACTATTCTTCGTGGACGTTGAACGACCACGAGTTTCACAAAACCATCTTTTTAGCGACCGCAAATCCGTTTTATATCCCGTTCTCCAATATTTTGGAGTCGCTGTTCAAGACCTTTATTGATGAAGCCGCGGTCGGCGGACGATTCTGTCTTGATGAACACGGGGCTATCTACGACGCGATTATGATGGGTGATGCTGAGCGAGCAAAAGCAGCATCTCAACTATTACTTAATGATCACAACCAGAGGCTTGCCCTACTGGAAGCGGTCTAACGAATACCTAGAGGAAAGACAATGTTTGTATACAACAAAGACTCAGTACTTGAAGATCAGGGTGGCGGTCTACGTCGTAAGGTTCTAGCATACTGCGAAAACATGATGACTGTAGAAGTTCACTTCGAAACAGGTACAGTTGCACCAATGCACAACCACCCACACGAGCAGATCACTTACGTGGTTTCTGGTGAGTTCGAGTTCACTGTAGGTGACGAGACTAAGATCGTTAAAGCTGGTGACACTGTCTATAAAGTGCCAAACATCATGCACGGTTGTAAGTGTCTTAAAGAAGGCATCCTAATCGATAACTTTACTCCTATGCGTAAAGATTTCGTATAATAGTTGAGCTATTAATACAAATATTATAAAGGAATGGTTTCATATAACCGTTCCTTTTTTTTATTTACAGAACGATATTAAATTAAGTAGACATCACATATTCGACATAATCGCATTTACCTATTTAGACCAAGTGATAATATGAAATAAATAATTACAAATTATAAACGTAGCCATGGAAAGCACAAAAGAGAGTATTCACGTAAAGATTTCCAGTGAAATTGCTAAGAATATCATTACAGGTCAGTATAGTAATTGTTCACTACCTACCGAAATGGAGCTTTCTAGCCATTACTCTGTGAGTCGAAATAGTGTTCGCGAAGCACTCAAAATTCTCGCATCAAAGGGATTATTGTGTTCCAAGCAGAAAGCAGGGACAAAAGTTACCCCGCGGAGTGAGTGGAATTTCTTAGACCCACAGTTGTATGAATGGTTTTCTGAACTACCAGAGATGGAAGGTGTGATCGCAAAGTTCATTCGCATGCAAAAGCTATTGATACCAGAGGCTTGCGCAGATGCGGCACTGAATGCGACCGGTGAACAACGTGTACAACTATCACGAGTTTTCCAAGCCTTTTCAACCCATATTCGAGAATCAGAAAACGACTTGCTCAGTTCAAAACCGTTACTCAGTAGCTTCTACAGAACTCTCTTCATCGCGTCTAATAACGAGCTTTTTTCTCCATACGCAAAAATACTAGATATTTTATTCCACTCGAAAGACTATCAACTTTCTCAACCGACGATAAACACATTAGAAATATATCAAAAAATTTACGATTCCATTATGATTGCTGACGAAATGTCAGCGCGAAAAGCTGCGCGAAAATTATTCAACTAAGTACTAAATCTCAAAAATTAATAAGCCCGCTTCAAGCGGGCTTTTGTTTTACATCATTTATTCATAACGTTAATAAGCATAGCCTTGGTGTTTATTTTCGACTTTATAGAACGTAGCCTGAACATAGTCATTCGCATCACCGGTGTTATTCTGATTATATACACCAGCTTTGAAATACATATACTGCCCACCAGCATCATAACCACTGCTCGACATATCGACTTCTTGAACAACATCAGCTTTACCTTCACGCATAATCGTCACGGTTAAGGTATTACCTACCACTTTGATTTGATAGCTAAAGACCTCACCGAGTTCAATACCGTCTGATGGGTTGCTCGCACTACTCGAGCGACTACCAATCATGTCATACCAACTGTCTGAACCGCCATTTGGTTCATGTGCAATATATATCGCGCCTTTGCTGTTACCAGGAAGTTTACGATAGTAGATTCGAACAGGCTCATCGTCATTAGCATGTATTTGCCCAACAATGACACGTCCAATCTGGCTACTGCTACCCGTTGTCGTAACATGATCTACTTTAAGCGTTGCATCTAAAGTACCATCAACACCACCAGCTGCAGTTTGGTCACTCGATGGCGCACTTGAGAATACCCAGTTATTTTTACCGACACCCTTGGTACTATGTGAGGTATCGCCGCGACGCAGCATCTCGCGCAGCTCCGAACGAGTGTAACTCGTATTGGTCGACGTTTTCGCTCCATCGACGGGTGCTTTAAAGGTCATGCCACCATCGGCTGCAGTAAAGAAAAACTCATTGTTCTCGTAGCTTGCCGACAACTCGTTCTCTTTAATAGTATCTGCTTTACCATCACCGTCGGTGTCTACTGGGATGCTGAGCGTCCAGTCCAACAAATCAAAATTGCCTGATGGTGCGACATTCGGATCCAAATCACCACTTGGTGGAGGCGTTACTGGAGGAGGCGTACCATCTGAGCAGCCAAGGATTTCTGTTTCAAGGATACTGTTCCAGTTATTTGCGGAATTGCCTTCCCCAGTGATTCGAACGTAACGAGCACTTGTTTCTGTAACAGGGTAATTTTCAAAGCCAGCCGTGTTGCCACTTGACGTCTGGTTTGATAGTACTCTGGTCCAACTGCTGTTGTCACCTGACACATCAACACTAAAGTAAGAGCTGCGGCTATTGCCTTTAAACCAGGCGATATTAACTTGTCCTATTGTTGTCGATGACCCGAGATCATAAGTAATGGTTTTGCCGATACCTTCTGATGACCATCGAGATTCATCGGCTAAACTTCCATCAATCGTCCAACCAGGTAAATGGCCATCGTTGGTTCCATCATCCGTTGCTGAAACGACAGTAATATGACCACTTTCACAGCTACCACCAGACGATGAGCTACCTGTCAGAACAAAGTCGTCAAACCTTCCTTCAGATTGATAATAAGCACCACCAATTTCAATGGATGTTGCACTGCCAGAATTAAATGTCAGTTCTACTTTCAACCAACTACTCGAATTAGACGTTTTGCTGTAAACAGAACCTGCGACATTGGCACTGATCTCACCGCCACCTTTTACATAAGCAGATAAGGTGTAATCAGTATTAGAGTTGACCGAGACGGACTGGCTAAAACTGCCGCCCGAGCCAGAAATTTTTGCAGAGTGAAGCCCTGTATTAGCATCACCAGAGATTGATGAGGGATCGGCATCTTGCCATCCATCCCAATTACCATTTTCAAAACCATGGTTAGTTATATTAATTGACTCTGCCCATAGGGTACCGGGAGCAGCAGTCATGGCACTACACAACAAAACCTTATACATTAACTTGCGTTGCATGTTATTTCCTTGTATTGGATTGAGGGAGCCCTCGACAACTTACTGAGGGTAGAAAAGTTGTTGTCTTTCTTATTGTCTGAATTTTGGATAAAAAAATAGGAAGGCCCGATCCCTTCCTATTTCTTATTAGATTGCGTTATTTCGCTTCTGCTTCTTGTAAGTTCGATTCAACGTTTTCGTCGACGGCTTTCACCAAGAGCATACCGACTGCGAATACGATAGCACCACACAAGATGAACACTCCGCGTCCCCACAGTGGGTTAGGTAGTAGCGCCATTAGACACACACCAACACCTGCTACTGCGATTAGCTTACCAAGCATTTGACGCTGCTTGTTGTCCAGTTTCTTCTGAGCCGCTGACTCAGAGACAAGTGGCGTTGCTAGGTTACCGAAGAACTTGTCTACGTCAGCTTGACGCTTCTCAGTTAGTGGCTTGTAGAACAGCGTTGATAGTACGAAGAAGCCACCTGTTAGTGAGATGTGAGCCATTAGACCAATCGCTACTTTCACATCAGACCATTCACGCTTCGTTAGCTCTTCTAGGCCGAATACCGCTGAAACCATCTCTGCGTTGATAACAAAACCTACGACATAAGAAACGATACCACCAACAATTAGTGTACCCCAGCCAGCCCAGTCAGGCGTTTTCTTGATAAAGAAGCCAAGGAATGCTGGAATCGTCATTGGGAAGCCGATCAAAGCACCCACATACATCATGGTATCGAACAAGCTCAGCCCCTTCAGTGAGTTGATGAACTGTGCGATTAGGATGATAGCGAAACCAAATACTGTTGAAGTGATCTTAGAAACCGTTACCAGTTCCTTCTCAGACGCTTGACCCTTACGAACGATCGGCTCATAGAAGTTCTTAACAAAGATACCTGAGTTACGGTTAAGACCAGAGTCCATTGAAGACATGGTTGCTGCAAACATTGCTGCTACTAGTAGACCCACCATACCTGCTGGCATGTACTCTTGAACAAAGTATAGGTAAGCAAAGTCACCCGCTTTTTTGCCTTGTTCTGGGTAAGCAGCTGCTAGGTCAACACCTTGACCTGCAATGTACCAAGACGGCATGAACCAGATGAATACACCACAAAGCATTAGTACACACGCCAGTAGTGCAGCTTTCTTCGCGTTCTTTGAGTCTTTCGCCGCTAGGTAACGGTATGAGTTAAGCATGTTGTTTGTGATAGAGAACTGCTTAACAAAGATGAAGAATGCCCACAGGCTGAAGATGCTTAGGTAGTTTAGGTTGTTACCCGCTAGGAATGAACCACCTTCTTGTACTGGGAAGTTGTTAACGATTTCGCCAACACCGCCGCCTTGAACGACAGCAACGACAGCACACGTCACGGTTACCGCCATGATGATAACCATCTGCATGAAGTCAGATGCGATAACCGCCCAAGAGCCACCTGTTACTGACATCGCCAATACAACAAGACCTGTCACCCAAATGGTAAGGTTCATGTCGAAACCGAAGATGCCTGATGCAATAATTGCTAGTGCGTTTAGCCACACACCTGCAGATACGACACTGTTAGGCATTGAAGACCAAGTAAATACTTGCTCGTTCGTTGCACCAAAACGCATGCGAATCGCTTCAATAACAGTGACTACACGTAGCTGACGGAACTTCGGCGCAAAATACGCGTAGTTCATAAAGTAGCCAAATGCGTTTGCTAGGAAGATAAAGGCGACTGCAAAACCATCGTTGTAAGCTTTACCGGCTGCACCGGTAAATGTCCAAGCACTGAACTGAGTCATAAAGGCGGTAGCACCCACCATCCACCAAAGCATGTTACCGCCCCCGCGGAAGTAGTCACTGGTGGTATTAGTAAATGTACGGAACATCCAACCTATTGCCATTAGGAAGAGGAAATAGACGCCCACAATAACTGTGTTTAAATCCATGATCTGTGAATCCTTGTTGTCTTACTTGTTGTTACAATTCAATATACTCAGTTACGAGGAATAATTGTAATACAATATACCCATACGTGACATGGTTATCGTTTTTCGCCAAGAAAAAGTCCAACTTAGTTACCCCGATCAAACTTTGTTACGCTTGTCATCCAAGCCTTACACTTTCTCTGCACCAACAGTAAGCAAATGACGCTGTTTGAATCTTTTTTCAAAACGACGTTTCAGCTATCTTTTAGTAATTTTTACAGTCAATCATAATAAAACCCATGCAATTCATAGCATTATAAAGAGAATTCGCTCATTACACTCCCCCACGAGGTCACACTAAAATGGGGCACCAAGTGTGAACAGATGTAAAAAAGTGTGAGCCAAATCTGTATATCAACAAAAACCAAGGGAACTAAAATGAAATATTGAGCCATTTCACAGAAAGTTCCCAATGACCCTATTAATATTTGTCATACATTAATTCAATAACAAAATAATTAATGAAATGGACTACCACGAGATAGGCTTTTGTCGGATGTTTCGAGAATCAAAGGGAAAACACCCAGCATTGGCTATTAAGTGAACAAGAAACACAGTCCCTCTCTATTTACGGTGATAAACGATTATTGCGCTGACATCTAGCCGGCACAGTATCCGTTTGTCTCCACAAAGAAATGAAAATATAAATACACAAATAAGGGAAATATCAGTATGAAACTTAAGCAATCTGCTCTTGGTGTTGCGCTTGTATTACTGGCTGGTTCAGCAGCTGCGACAAGTTTGGATTATCGTACGGAATATAAGCACAAGTCCGAAGATTGGGCTCACCGTATTAAAATTAGTGACTCAACAAAAGCATTCGGCGGTAAATTAGCATTTGGCGTAGAGCAGAAGTTCCAAAGTGAAACTAATGATGATGAAGTAGGTAGCCAAGATTTTTGGAAAGGCGTATCACGTGGAGACTCTGAGTTTAGTGTAGATTGGACTAAAGCAGTAGGTGAAAGCGGCAAGTGGTACATCCAGCCAGGTATGCCAGTGACATTCGGCAGCAACAAAACAACTTGGAAACCACAATTCCGTGTTGGTTATAAAGCAGACTTCGGTTTGACTACAGCACTACGTTACCGTCATGAGTTCCAAGTATTCAACGCGAACGGCGGTACGACTAACCTAGCGGGTGGCGGTAAACTAGACCGCACTGATGCAACAATTCAACAAGGTAAGTTGACGCTTACTGGTTCATACAAATTTGCTAAAGACTCAGCATTTAAAGATTTAAAACTGAGCTATGAAGCAAACTATAACCACAACTACGACAACGTTCGTCTAGCAAATGACAAAAACTGGGAATGGGATCTTGGTATTAAAGCGGGCTACCAAATCGGTGACTTCCAACCATACCTAGAACTTTGGACTATCGATGGCCTTTCTTCAGCAACAGACGAGCGCCAGCTACGTACTCGTTTAGGTCTTAAATACAGCTTCTAATTATCGCAGTAACAAAACAAGTAATGCCCAGTTCTCTGGGCATTTTCCTTCATCTATTTAATAGAGAAGAAAACTATGAACCCGAATACTTTAGCGAAGTACCTAGGCTCTGCAGCACTTGTTGTCTCTTTTGTTAGTTTTGCGGATACTGCTCCATACTCTTATACCCAATACCAGTCAGTTCTTGACGACTCTTACCTTCAAGCCCCAACCAGCACTAAGCTGATCAAACAAGGGGACTTTGCAGGTCAATACAATCAATATTTCCATGTCCCTGATTTTGGTAATCAGTGGATGACGTTCACCGTTACTGGCGACCACAAACGCTCTGAGCTACGCCAAGTCTATGAATGGTACAGTGACGATGGCGACCTTAACAAAATGATTGGCGAAGTCTTTATTGACTCCCCGCTATCTGGCTCAGTGGACGAAATCACCTTCATGCAAGTCCACGACGTAACGAACAATGGCAATGCCATTAACAAACCCCTCCTTAGACTCGTTTGGCTGCGAGAGAGAAACAATATAGAGAATGGCATTTGGGCTGTTATTAAAAAAGATGCCGATGCATCGAGTAGTAGCTACGACAAAATCTATATTACCCAACATCTCGAATCGCAACCGATTAAATTCGAAGTAAGAATTCAAAATAATGAAATGACCATCAAAAAAGATGGTGCCGCAATAAATGGCCTTTCTAAATACGACATCTCCTACTGGAGCAATCTAGAAAGTTACTTTAAAGCGGGCGTTTACAATCAGGATGATGGTACTGGAACGGTTCAATTCAAGAGCCTCAAGTACTACACGCAATAATTTCTTTTTCTTAGAAAGTCACAAAAGAACCACGTTTATTTGGTTGCCCTGTCGGCAACAAGGAGTAGTTATGTCTGGTGTTCAGTTAAATAACATCGTGAAAGCGTATGGCGATACCAGTGTCGTGCATGGAATTAATTTAGAAGTAAAGTCGAAGGAGTTTATTGTTTTAGTGGGTCCTTCCGGCTGCGGGAAGTCAACGACACTAAGAATGTTAGCTGGCCTAGAAGAGATCACCGATGGTGATATTCATATTGAAGACCGCCGAGTTAACGAAGTCGCACCAAAAGACCGTGACGTCGCCATGGTGTTTCAAAACTACGCACTTTACCCCCACCTCAGTGTTTTCGAAAATATCGCGTTTGGCCTGAGAATACGCAAAGTACCAAAAGATGAAGTCACTAAATCGGTTAATGATGTTGCGGAAATCTTAGGTCTTACCGAGCTCCTAGAGCGCCGCCCTGCCGACCTGTCTGGTGGTCAGCGCCAACGCGTTGCCATGGGTCGAGCGATTGTTCGCCATCCTAAAGTGTTCCTATTTGATGAACCCCTTTCGAACTTGGATGCCAAACTTCGTACTCAGATGCGCGCTGAGATCAAACGCCTACACCATCGCTTAGGTGTTACCAGCGTCTATGTTACCCACGACCAGGTCGAAGCGATGACGCTCGCAGACCGTATCGTGGTAATGAGTAACGGCAAGATTGAGCAAATCGGTACCCCGATGGAGCTGTTTAATAGTCCGGTAAACACCTTCGTTGCAACGTTTATTGGCTCACCACCGATGAACCTTATCGAGGCACGCGCCTCTTTACATGAAGATGGTTGGTACGCTGAGTTTGAAGAGATCGAATGCAAGCTGCCAAATGTCGCAGGTCTTGAGCACAACAAGAGCATTCTTCTTGGCATCCGACCTGAATACATTGATATCGAACCTATCGATCATGCGAGTGCTATTCCAGTTCACATTGACCTTGTGGAGACGTTGGGCTCAGAGGCACTCCTGCACACCAAGTTTGTCGGTAAGCCATTTGTGGTTAAGGCAGAAACCCATGGTCGAATCGATCATCTCGATCACGTGAACACACTCTATTTCCGTGAAGATGCCATCACTGTATTTGACCAATCAACGGGCAACGCCCTTGAGCGTATTGCAGTGAACTAAACGGAGCGTGTGTTATGGAAAACCTTCATCAGAACTCTGGTGAGACACTTAAATCGTCCGCTTCGCAGAGCAAACTGCAGAAGAAAACAAAGTGGCTCATCAATCACTTCAAAAATGAATGGCAGCTTTATGTGTTGCTTGCTCCGACCGTAATTTGGTTTTTAGTCTTCCTCTATAAACCTATGTACGGCCTGCAAATCGCCTTTAAAGACTACAGTGTGTTCCGTGGTATCACTGAAAGTCCTTGGGTTGGATTTGAGCACTTCGTAACCCTGTTCGAAAACGATCAGTTCCTTCGAGCCATTCGCAACACCGTCATGATCAGTGGTGCTAGCCTTATCTTTGGCTTCCCCGTGCCGATTATTCTTGCGTTAATGTTCAACGAAATTCTCAATGCCAAGTTTAAGCGCACGGCACAAACGATTGTGTATCTGCCGCACTTTATCTCGGCGGTTATCATCGCCGGTATCGTGATCACCGCATTTTCACCCTCTACTGGTGTAGTGAACTTGTTTCTCAATGCGCTTGGTTACGACTCGGTTTACTTCCTTACCAAACCAGAATGGTTCCGTTCAATCTTTGTCGGCACAGGTATTTGGCAAGAAGCGGGCTTTAGCTCCATCGTGTTCCTCGCTGCCATTGCTGGCGTTAACCCATCGCTTTATGAATCAGCAGTCGTAGACGGCGCTTCGCGCTGGCAAATGATGTGGAAGATCACGCTACCTTGCATCTTACCGACGATCATCATCATGTTGATCATCCGTATCGGTAACATCCTAGAGGTTGGTTTTGAGATGATCATCATGCTCTATCAGCCAGCGACTTACGAAACCGCAGACGTCATCAGCACCTTTATTTACCGTCAAGGTATTCAAGCTGCTCAGTACGATCTCGCCGCTGCCGCCGGTCTATTCAACGCCGTCATCGCCTTTATTTTGGTTATGACCGCCAACAAGATCAGCCGTCGCGTCTCTTCAACATCGCTGTGGTAATGGAGTAAGTTATGAGCCAAGCAATGAATATGAACCTCTACTCCCGCGGAGATAAGGCGTTCGTCTATCTGAATATGTTCCTCGTGGGTATCTTTACGATTAGTACGCTTTACCCGTTCATCTATGTCGCTTCTATGTCGATAAGTGCCGGTGATGCGGTGACGGCAGGTCAGGTTGTGCTAACGCCCGTCGACATCACCTTCGCGGCATACGAAAAGGTCGTTACCGATCCTGCTTTTTGGATCTCTTATAAAAACACCTTTATCTACACCTTCGGCGGAACCTTGGTCAGCCTATTGATTATTGTTCCGGGCGCTTATGCGCTTTCTAGACCACAACTACTAGGCCGTAAGTACTGGAACATCTTAGTGGCGTTTACCATGTGGTTTAACGCTGGAATGATTCCGTTCTTCTTGAACATGCGTGACTTGGGACTACTTGATAGCTACTTCGGTATCATCATTGGTTTCGCCTGTAACGCATTCAACATCATCCTATTGCGTAACTTTTTCGAAGCGATTCCAAAATCGTTTGAAGAAGCGGCGCGAATGGATGGCGCGAATGACTTCCAAGTGCTCTGGAAGGTATTCATCCCACTCGCAAAACCAGCCCTCGCA
This is a stretch of genomic DNA from Vibrio maritimus. It encodes these proteins:
- a CDS encoding cupin domain-containing protein; the protein is MFVYNKDSVLEDQGGGLRRKVLAYCENMMTVEVHFETGTVAPMHNHPHEQITYVVSGEFEFTVGDETKIVKAGDTVYKVPNIMHGCKCLKEGILIDNFTPMRKDFV
- a CDS encoding sodium:solute symporter family transporter, whose amino-acid sequence is MDLNTVIVGVYFLFLMAIGWMFRTFTNTTSDYFRGGGNMLWWMVGATAFMTQFSAWTFTGAAGKAYNDGFAVAFIFLANAFGYFMNYAYFAPKFRQLRVVTVIEAIRMRFGATNEQVFTWSSMPNSVVSAGVWLNALAIIASGIFGFDMNLTIWVTGLVVLAMSVTGGSWAVIASDFMQMVIIMAVTVTCAVVAVVQGGGVGEIVNNFPVQEGGSFLAGNNLNYLSIFSLWAFFIFVKQFSITNNMLNSYRYLAAKDSKNAKKAALLACVLMLCGVFIWFMPSWYIAGQGVDLAAAYPEQGKKAGDFAYLYFVQEYMPAGMVGLLVAAMFAATMSSMDSGLNRNSGIFVKNFYEPIVRKGQASEKELVTVSKITSTVFGFAIILIAQFINSLKGLSLFDTMMYVGALIGFPMTIPAFLGFFIKKTPDWAGWGTLIVGGIVSYVVGFVINAEMVSAVFGLEELTKREWSDVKVAIGLMAHISLTGGFFVLSTLFYKPLTEKRQADVDKFFGNLATPLVSESAAQKKLDNKQRQMLGKLIAVAGVGVCLMALLPNPLWGRGVFILCGAIVFAVGMLLVKAVDENVESNLQEAEAK
- a CDS encoding SDR family NAD(P)-dependent oxidoreductase, whose translation is MFEDLRGKRVLITGSTAGMGLAAARLFAQHGAKVGLNGRRVTPESQAAVDELNKLGGEAAFFQADLTKSDECERLIDAYTSHFGGLDVLINNAGGLGGRKGLESIDDALFDHVMNLNARSALMVTKYAIPHLRQSAKESGQTASVISTGSIAGREGGGIGAGMYAASKAWLHDIHRNWVKEFTKDGIRFNIVSPGTIDTAFHDDKSDDLKGNIANSIPMGRFGTIEEVAPTFAFFASHACSGYITGQILDVNGGQIAP
- a CDS encoding polysaccharide lyase family 7 protein yields the protein MNPNTLAKYLGSAALVVSFVSFADTAPYSYTQYQSVLDDSYLQAPTSTKLIKQGDFAGQYNQYFHVPDFGNQWMTFTVTGDHKRSELRQVYEWYSDDGDLNKMIGEVFIDSPLSGSVDEITFMQVHDVTNNGNAINKPLLRLVWLRERNNIENGIWAVIKKDADASSSSYDKIYITQHLESQPIKFEVRIQNNEMTIKKDGAAINGLSKYDISYWSNLESYFKAGVYNQDDGTGTVQFKSLKYYTQ
- a CDS encoding FadR/GntR family transcriptional regulator — encoded protein: MESTKESIHVKISSEIAKNIITGQYSNCSLPTEMELSSHYSVSRNSVREALKILASKGLLCSKQKAGTKVTPRSEWNFLDPQLYEWFSELPEMEGVIAKFIRMQKLLIPEACADAALNATGEQRVQLSRVFQAFSTHIRESENDLLSSKPLLSSFYRTLFIASNNELFSPYAKILDILFHSKDYQLSQPTINTLEIYQKIYDSIMIADEMSARKAARKLFN
- a CDS encoding FadR/GntR family transcriptional regulator — protein: MATFHTVADSSRRIHVQVAKEIAIKILTGELKPGEKLPSELELCEKFGISRTALRESTKLLSAKGLITSKPKVGTNVMSRQHWHFLDPQFLDWVKDTDNVQRFLTQFLGLRKAIEPEACSLAARNASIEHRKALSVCFQNMKHAAFTHNYSSWTLNDHEFHKTIFLATANPFYIPFSNILESLFKTFIDEAAVGGRFCLDEHGAIYDAIMMGDAERAKAASQLLLNDHNQRLALLEAV
- a CDS encoding polysaccharide lyase family 7 protein; translation: MQRKLMYKVLLCSAMTAAPGTLWAESINITNHGFENGNWDGWQDADPSSISGDANTGLHSAKISGSGGSFSQSVSVNSNTDYTLSAYVKGGGEISANVAGSVYSKTSNSSSWLKVELTFNSGSATSIEIGGAYYQSEGRFDDFVLTGSSSSGGSCESGHITVVSATDDGTNDGHLPGWTIDGSLADESRWSSEGIGKTITYDLGSSTTIGQVNIAWFKGNSRSSYFSVDVSGDNSSWTRVLSNQTSSGNTAGFENYPVTETSARYVRITGEGNSANNWNSILETEILGCSDGTPPPVTPPPSGDLDPNVAPSGNFDLLDWTLSIPVDTDGDGKADTIKENELSASYENNEFFFTAADGGMTFKAPVDGAKTSTNTSYTRSELREMLRRGDTSHSTKGVGKNNWVFSSAPSSDQTAAGGVDGTLDATLKVDHVTTTGSSSQIGRVIVGQIHANDDEPVRIYYRKLPGNSKGAIYIAHEPNGGSDSWYDMIGSRSSSASNPSDGIELGEVFSYQIKVVGNTLTVTIMREGKADVVQEVDMSSSGYDAGGQYMYFKAGVYNQNNTGDANDYVQATFYKVENKHQGYAY
- a CDS encoding ABC transporter ATP-binding protein: MSGVQLNNIVKAYGDTSVVHGINLEVKSKEFIVLVGPSGCGKSTTLRMLAGLEEITDGDIHIEDRRVNEVAPKDRDVAMVFQNYALYPHLSVFENIAFGLRIRKVPKDEVTKSVNDVAEILGLTELLERRPADLSGGQRQRVAMGRAIVRHPKVFLFDEPLSNLDAKLRTQMRAEIKRLHHRLGVTSVYVTHDQVEAMTLADRIVVMSNGKIEQIGTPMELFNSPVNTFVATFIGSPPMNLIEARASLHEDGWYAEFEEIECKLPNVAGLEHNKSILLGIRPEYIDIEPIDHASAIPVHIDLVETLGSEALLHTKFVGKPFVVKAETHGRIDHLDHVNTLYFREDAITVFDQSTGNALERIAVN
- a CDS encoding carbohydrate ABC transporter permease, with amino-acid sequence MSQAMNMNLYSRGDKAFVYLNMFLVGIFTISTLYPFIYVASMSISAGDAVTAGQVVLTPVDITFAAYEKVVTDPAFWISYKNTFIYTFGGTLVSLLIIVPGAYALSRPQLLGRKYWNILVAFTMWFNAGMIPFFLNMRDLGLLDSYFGIIIGFACNAFNIILLRNFFEAIPKSFEEAARMDGANDFQVLWKVFIPLAKPALATVTLFCIVARWNGFFWAMVLLRDESKVPLQVYLRQIITQLTDDDTFASTLISSAYSFETVSAAIMICSIIPVLLIYPFIQKYFNKGIMLGGVKE
- a CDS encoding oligogalacturonate-specific porin KdgM family protein, whose product is MKLKQSALGVALVLLAGSAAATSLDYRTEYKHKSEDWAHRIKISDSTKAFGGKLAFGVEQKFQSETNDDEVGSQDFWKGVSRGDSEFSVDWTKAVGESGKWYIQPGMPVTFGSNKTTWKPQFRVGYKADFGLTTALRYRHEFQVFNANGGTTNLAGGGKLDRTDATIQQGKLTLTGSYKFAKDSAFKDLKLSYEANYNHNYDNVRLANDKNWEWDLGIKAGYQIGDFQPYLELWTIDGLSSATDERQLRTRLGLKYSF
- a CDS encoding ABC transporter permease; this encodes MENLHQNSGETLKSSASQSKLQKKTKWLINHFKNEWQLYVLLAPTVIWFLVFLYKPMYGLQIAFKDYSVFRGITESPWVGFEHFVTLFENDQFLRAIRNTVMISGASLIFGFPVPIILALMFNEILNAKFKRTAQTIVYLPHFISAVIIAGIVITAFSPSTGVVNLFLNALGYDSVYFLTKPEWFRSIFVGTGIWQEAGFSSIVFLAAIAGVNPSLYESAVVDGASRWQMMWKITLPCILPTIIIMLIIRIGNILEVGFEMIIMLYQPATYETADVISTFIYRQGIQAAQYDLAAAAGLFNAVIAFILVMTANKISRRVSSTSLW